The following proteins are co-located in the Ammospiza caudacuta isolate bAmmCau1 chromosome 32, bAmmCau1.pri, whole genome shotgun sequence genome:
- the TMEM223 gene encoding transmembrane protein 223: protein MAARAVLEVAAAAAARDVVLYEHDRSRFFRLAGLFCASQGLFWAYLAHYAFTALRPVPGPASGTGADDPLRPRDNKWRFGFTASCLTVGSLTVAAGWLLPLRSVARLTLLRGGAAVSIATPGPLGVGRRTFTVPLRDVSGAAHRSEAAAAVPIRVRGRPFFFLLDKRGKLREPRLFDVTVGAARKL from the exons ATGGCGGCGCGGGCGGTGCTGgaggtggcggcggcggcggcggcgcgggacGTGGTTCTGTACGAGCACGACCGGAGCCGCTTCTTCCGCCTCGCGGGGCTCTTCTGCGCCAGCCAAGGGCTTTTCTGGGCCTACCTGGCTCATTACGCCTTCACGGCGCTGCGCCCGGTGCCCGGTCCTGCTTCCGGTACCGGGGCCGATGACCCGCTGAGACCCCGCGACAACAAGTGGCGCTTTGGGTTCACGGCGTCCTGCCTGACCGTCG GCTCGCTGACGGTGGCGGCGGGCTGGCTGCTGCCGCTGCGCTCGGTGGCGCGGCTGACGCTGctgcggggcggggccgccgtGAGCATCGCGACGCCGGGGCCGCTCGGTGTCGGGCGCCGGACGTTCACGGTGCCGCTCCGGGACGTGTCCGGCGCCGCCCACCGGAGCGAGGCCGCGGCCGCGGTGCCCATCCGGGTGCGGGGCCGCCCgttcttcttcctgctggaCAAACGGGGAAAGCTCCGGGAGCCGCGGCTCTTCGACGTCACCGTGGGCGCGGCACGGAAACTATAG